CAACCCATTAATCATTCCTTCCATTCCCCTCATTGACCTCTCTAAACCTGAATCCAAAAACCATCTTGTTCAAGCATGTCAAGATTTTGGATTCTTTAAAGTTGTTAATCATGGTGTTCCAACAAAGTTTATTAATAAACTTGAGTCAGAAGCTGTGAAGTTCTTCTCTTCACCTCTTTCTGATAAAGAAAAATTCGGTCCACCCGACCCGTTTGGTTATGGTAACAAAAGCATCGGCCGCAATGGAGATTTCGGTTGGGTTGAATATCTCCTTCTCAATGCCAAACCCGAATCAACTTACCCGGAAAATTTCCAGTAAGAATTTTTTATATCTAAGAAAAAAAGAGTCAAACTCTGTTTTCTTGACCAACGTAATTGACTAATTTACTCTGTTTTTTTAATTCCTTTTTTTTGCAGGGTTGTTGTAACTGATTATGTGGCATCAGTTAAGAATATGGCGTGTGAGATATTGGAGTTATTGGCGGATGAAATGAAATTACAACCAAGAAATGTGTTTAGTAAATTATTGAAAGATGAACAGAGTGACTCTGTTTTTCGAGTAAATCATTACCCACCATGCCCCGAGTTTCAAGAAAATGAAAAAAATGGGGAAAAATTGGTGGGTTTTGGAGAACACACAGACCCACAAATTATATCGGTTTTACGATCCAATAACACTTCTGGGCTTGAAATTTCGTTACGAGATGGAAGTTGGATGTCAGTTCCTCCAGATTCCGATTCCTTTTTCATCAATGTTGGTGATTCGTTACAGGTACATGTACATAGATGAATTAGCTATGATATACgactattatatttatatttatctattatataaatatatattatatcataaaatgataaatattaacGAAACTTAATTAGAAAATGAACATAGTTAAAAGAGAAATCATATGTTTATTTATTTTCATGATTGGTACACTTTATTTTCTTGAACGTTTTGTAAGTGTAGCATTTGCTTCCTTTTAGAATGGGTGATCATATATTGGCGTCAAAATATATGGATAATGGTTTTTTTTCATCATACCTTTgtagtttttatttatatatatgtataatgtagtcTAATTGAGTTAATTGAGTTATATTGTTTTTTTAATGCAAACTCACACACGAACCTAATACTAACACGAATATATATACCACGGAAATATCCTAAcaaggactcgaaccctcaacctcaaggttgtaagggtgactACGTGGCTCTTTGATAATTGAGTTATATTGTAATCGTTTTCGATTCTTTTCGGTCTCTGAAAAAACAGCAACTCACAACTACTAAGCGAGAGAGTGATAATATATcaccatattttttttttgataaaaacaataaaataattaaaattgtgCATTAATATGCTATGCATAACAAATTTTTAATGTATCTTGATGAATCTATCAAAATTATACTTTGCACTAATAGATAATATTACTAACCCTTCAGAAAAGTGAAGTCCATATAGTTGATTACTTGTTCTCATTCAGTTCATTGTGtaa
The window above is part of the Rutidosis leptorrhynchoides isolate AG116_Rl617_1_P2 chromosome 1, CSIRO_AGI_Rlap_v1, whole genome shotgun sequence genome. Proteins encoded here:
- the LOC139886122 gene encoding gibberellin 2-beta-dioxygenase 1-like; translation: MVAVPKPHIEQFFMKNTKPNTNPLIIPSIPLIDLSKPESKNHLVQACQDFGFFKVVNHGVPTKFINKLESEAVKFFSSPLSDKEKFGPPDPFGYGNKSIGRNGDFGWVEYLLLNAKPESTYPENFQVVVTDYVASVKNMACEILELLADEMKLQPRNVFSKLLKDEQSDSVFRVNHYPPCPEFQENEKNGEKLVGFGEHTDPQIISVLRSNNTSGLEISLRDGSWMSVPPDSDSFFINVGDSLQVMTNGRFKSVKHRVVANGTKSRVSMIYFGGPPLSEKIAPLPSLMQGEEDSLYKEFTWFEYKKSAFNTRLADNRLGLFEKIVAS